A DNA window from Sylvia atricapilla isolate bSylAtr1 chromosome 6, bSylAtr1.pri, whole genome shotgun sequence contains the following coding sequences:
- the LOC136362151 gene encoding uncharacterized protein produces the protein MVGFQKEGFLKSSTSQGRDQLPVQVADVTGEQDGEVPGSSGQASHHRGSSLSTPAEEQESSVPASDEDSPARTTESWQWPLSSSETHSNVGEDFEGFQTPARTPECTMDIQSPGDQSLSRTPQFESDSPEEEGNDEMNEERCGVEPVPRDRGWRGQPQLTEGEKLLMETNSRIVQLLENIKREHAQSMGLMSQSMGRMELQLGIVATSTRAIHNYLSEILAFLKQPRTQVLETRISQRATPHVELTCASTWTGEDAVASSTVCLPGAEGTSDSRDPPQATLPCRSGRLQRAITERASLPMPPRQAKGGGKKK, from the coding sequence ATGTCACTGGGGAGCAAGATGGGGAGGTTCCTGGATCCTCGGGGCAAGCCAGCCATCACCGAGGGAGCTCGCTGTCCACGCCGGCCGAAGAACAGGAATCCTCGGTGCCTGCCTCTGATGAAGACTCGCCAGCCAGGACCACAGAGAGCTGGCAGTGGCCACTGTCCTCGTCTGAAACGCACAGCAACGTTGGGGAGGATTTTGAGGGATTTCAAACGCCGGCGCGGACTCCGGAGTGCACCATGGACATACAGTCTCCCGGGGATCAGTCACTCAGTAGGACTCCTCAGTTTGAAAGTGACTctcctgaggaggagggaaatgaTGAGATGAATGAAGAGCGCTGCGGTGTTGAGCCTGTCCCTAGGGATCGGGGTTGGAGAGGGCAGCCCCAGCTAACAGAGGGAGAGAAGCTGTTGATGGAAACCAACAGTAGGATTGTGCAGCTACTGGAAAATATCAAGAGGGAGCATGCACAGTCCATGGGTCTCATGTCCCAGTCCATGGGCCGtatggagctgcagctgggcattGTGGCTACCTCCACAAGAGCCATCCATAACTACCTGTCAGAGATTTTAGCTTTCCTCAAGCAGCCGAGGACGCAGGTCCTCGAAACGCGCATCTCCCAAAGAGCCACCCCCCATGTCGAGTTGACGTGTGCCTCGACATGGACTGGTGAGGACGCAGTGGCATCCTCCACTGTGTGCTTACCAGGGGCCGAAGGGACGAGCGACTCTCGCGACCCGCCGCAGGCCACCCTGCCTTGTCGCAGTGGCCGGCTGCAGAGAGCCATAACCGAGAGGGCCTCGCTGCCCATGCCTCCACGCCAGGCAAaagggggagggaagaaaaaataa